In the genome of Xenopus laevis strain J_2021 chromosome 1S, Xenopus_laevis_v10.1, whole genome shotgun sequence, one region contains:
- the lzts3.S gene encoding leucine zipper putative tumor suppressor 3 isoform X1, with product MAKLESRSVLSDTAYQSQESFHPFVSRSSNSPPHCTMGSVGSGVANDQEFPMKSVGTRTQNSLKQNDYSRNCYSNRYSGEEKVYKLEKNTGAMYINGEHSKSDKMKTDTCGNVNANNEKNMPQAAQFRDSNPPKILPVSGKLEQSNEPLVRPSAFKPVVPKNFHSMQNLCPPMNNGVTENRKSSNHGNSNSPAAMKNSLEKSSHNRSSSQVGGLSDSGRNSLTSLPTYGSGYSQHVGPMSASMSHINRIGSSYVEKNIVGYNGTTTSESGRSSSKSASSFSRLNHLNETLLLHSPSSDDIIQDLEDRLWEKEQEVIQMKRSLDKSEAAIFQVFEEKQKIWEREMEDLRQNYANKLQQVSKKAQRAQQALQLQIFKFQQEKKKLQDDVAQLLQEREEMEKKCMAFKKEQADFLPKIEETKWEVCQKAGEISLLKQQLKDSQADISQKLNEIVGLRTQLKEAKAFLREKEEQISSIKDSYSSKSVSLEICENEMQRKQSEAQQMKEKLSQCEQEISGLKEALANLGQNPYNIELNEKLRDTLSCESDEAKMKRQNEDSVISLKKDIERLQVELTIERQHRDQQVVDFEEERRTWQEEKEKVIKYQKQLQLNYIEMYQKNQQLEQRISEITTKVTTPPAEDKKVWTPSRLERIESTEI from the exons ATGGCAAAGTTAGAATCAAGATCTGTCCTCAGTGACACAGCCTACCAGAGCCAAGAATCCTTTCACCCATTCGTTAGCAGGTCCTCTAATTCGCCCCCTCACTGCACTATGGGAAGCGTAGGCAGTGGAGTGGCCAACGACCAAGAGTTCCCAATGAAGAGCGTAGGGACCAGGACTCAGAACAGCCTCAAGCAAAACGACTACTCCAGGAATTGCTACTCCAACCGCTACTCAGGAGAGGAGAAAGTCTACAAGTtggaaaaaaacaccggcgcCATGTACATCAATGGCGAACACAGCAAAAGCGACAAGATGAAGACGGACACATGCGGCAACGTTAATGCCAACAATGAAAAGAATATGCCACAGGCAGCTCAGTTCAGAGATTCCAATCCCCCAAAGATATTACCTGTCTCTGGAAAGTTGGAGCAG AGCAATGAACCTTTGGTAAGACCTTCTGCCTTTAAACCTGTAGTTCCGAAAAACTTCCATTCCATGCAGAACCTGTGTCCACCAATGAACAATGGAGtaacagagaacagaaagagcTCAAACCATGGGAACAGCAATAGCCCGGCTGCCATGAAAAATAGTCTTGAGAAGTCAAGCCACAACAGGTCATCCAGCCAGGTAGGAGGTCTTTCAGATTCCGGACGGAATTCTCTGACAAGCTTACCAACTTATGGGAGCGGCTACAGCCAGCACGTAGGCCCAATGAGTGCATCAATGAGCCATATTAATCGCATTGGGTCTAGCTATGTTGAAAAGAACATAGTGGGTTATAATGGAACAACTACCTCAGAGAGTGGACGATCTTCCAGCAAGAGTGCCTCCTCTTTTAGTAGACTGAATCATCTCAATGAGACATTGCTTTTACATTCACCTTCGAGTGATGACATTATCCAAGATTTAGAAGATAGACTGTGGGAAAAGGAACAGGAAGTCATACAGATGAAGAGAAGCTTGGACAAAAGCGAGGCCGCCATCTTTCAAGTTTTTGAAGAGAAGCAAAAGATTTGGGAACGGGAAATGGAGGATTTAAGACAAAATTATGCCAACAAGCTTCAGCAAGTCTCCAAGAAAGCGCAAAGAGCCCAGCAGGCTCTGCAACTGCAGATATTTAAGTTCCAGCAAGAGAAGAAAAAGCTGCAAGATGATGTGGCCCAACTTCTACAGGAGAGAGAGGAGATGGAGAAAAAGTGCATGGCTTTCAAAAAGGAGCAAGCAGATTTCCTTCCTAAAATAGAGGAAACCAAGTGGGAG GTATGCCAGAAAGCAGGAGAGATATCTCTCCTGAAGCAACAGCTGAAAGACAGCCAGGCAGATATCTCCCAGAAACTAAATGAGATTGTTGGACTTAGAACACAACTTAAGGAAGCCAAGGCCTTTCTGAGGGAAAAAGAGGAACAGATTTCTTCTATTAAAGACTCGTATAGCTCTAAGAGTGTCAGCCTGGAGATCTGTGAGAATGAAATGCAGAGGAAGCAAAGTGAAGCTCAGCAGATGAAAGAGAAGCTGAGCCAATGTGAACAAGAGATATCAGGCTTGAAAGAAGCCTTGGCGAACCTTGGACAAAACCCTTACAACATCGAGCTCAATGAAAAGTTGAGGGATACTCTTTCCTGTGAAAGTGATGAGGCCAAAATGAAACGCCAAAACGAGGACAGTGTCATTAGTCTGAAGAAGGATATAGAGAGGCTCCAGGTGGAACTAACAATAGAGAGGCAACATAGGGATCAGCAGGTGGTGGACTTTGAGGAGGAGAGACGTACCTGGCAAGAGGAGAAAGAGAAAGTCATTAAGTACCAGAAGCAGCTTCAGCTCAACTACATTGAGATGTACCAGAAAAACCAACAGCTTGAGCAAAGGATCAGTGAAATCACCACCAAGGTGACCACACCTCCAGCAGAAGATAAAAAGGTGTGGACACCTTCCAGGCTTGAGAGAATAGAGTCCACGGAGATTTAA
- the lzts3.S gene encoding leucine zipper putative tumor suppressor 3 isoform X2, with the protein MSASAPGHCREDANRTPHWQSNEPLVRPSAFKPVVPKNFHSMQNLCPPMNNGVTENRKSSNHGNSNSPAAMKNSLEKSSHNRSSSQVGGLSDSGRNSLTSLPTYGSGYSQHVGPMSASMSHINRIGSSYVEKNIVGYNGTTTSESGRSSSKSASSFSRLNHLNETLLLHSPSSDDIIQDLEDRLWEKEQEVIQMKRSLDKSEAAIFQVFEEKQKIWEREMEDLRQNYANKLQQVSKKAQRAQQALQLQIFKFQQEKKKLQDDVAQLLQEREEMEKKCMAFKKEQADFLPKIEETKWEVCQKAGEISLLKQQLKDSQADISQKLNEIVGLRTQLKEAKAFLREKEEQISSIKDSYSSKSVSLEICENEMQRKQSEAQQMKEKLSQCEQEISGLKEALANLGQNPYNIELNEKLRDTLSCESDEAKMKRQNEDSVISLKKDIERLQVELTIERQHRDQQVVDFEEERRTWQEEKEKVIKYQKQLQLNYIEMYQKNQQLEQRISEITTKVTTPPAEDKKVWTPSRLERIESTEI; encoded by the exons AGCAATGAACCTTTGGTAAGACCTTCTGCCTTTAAACCTGTAGTTCCGAAAAACTTCCATTCCATGCAGAACCTGTGTCCACCAATGAACAATGGAGtaacagagaacagaaagagcTCAAACCATGGGAACAGCAATAGCCCGGCTGCCATGAAAAATAGTCTTGAGAAGTCAAGCCACAACAGGTCATCCAGCCAGGTAGGAGGTCTTTCAGATTCCGGACGGAATTCTCTGACAAGCTTACCAACTTATGGGAGCGGCTACAGCCAGCACGTAGGCCCAATGAGTGCATCAATGAGCCATATTAATCGCATTGGGTCTAGCTATGTTGAAAAGAACATAGTGGGTTATAATGGAACAACTACCTCAGAGAGTGGACGATCTTCCAGCAAGAGTGCCTCCTCTTTTAGTAGACTGAATCATCTCAATGAGACATTGCTTTTACATTCACCTTCGAGTGATGACATTATCCAAGATTTAGAAGATAGACTGTGGGAAAAGGAACAGGAAGTCATACAGATGAAGAGAAGCTTGGACAAAAGCGAGGCCGCCATCTTTCAAGTTTTTGAAGAGAAGCAAAAGATTTGGGAACGGGAAATGGAGGATTTAAGACAAAATTATGCCAACAAGCTTCAGCAAGTCTCCAAGAAAGCGCAAAGAGCCCAGCAGGCTCTGCAACTGCAGATATTTAAGTTCCAGCAAGAGAAGAAAAAGCTGCAAGATGATGTGGCCCAACTTCTACAGGAGAGAGAGGAGATGGAGAAAAAGTGCATGGCTTTCAAAAAGGAGCAAGCAGATTTCCTTCCTAAAATAGAGGAAACCAAGTGGGAG GTATGCCAGAAAGCAGGAGAGATATCTCTCCTGAAGCAACAGCTGAAAGACAGCCAGGCAGATATCTCCCAGAAACTAAATGAGATTGTTGGACTTAGAACACAACTTAAGGAAGCCAAGGCCTTTCTGAGGGAAAAAGAGGAACAGATTTCTTCTATTAAAGACTCGTATAGCTCTAAGAGTGTCAGCCTGGAGATCTGTGAGAATGAAATGCAGAGGAAGCAAAGTGAAGCTCAGCAGATGAAAGAGAAGCTGAGCCAATGTGAACAAGAGATATCAGGCTTGAAAGAAGCCTTGGCGAACCTTGGACAAAACCCTTACAACATCGAGCTCAATGAAAAGTTGAGGGATACTCTTTCCTGTGAAAGTGATGAGGCCAAAATGAAACGCCAAAACGAGGACAGTGTCATTAGTCTGAAGAAGGATATAGAGAGGCTCCAGGTGGAACTAACAATAGAGAGGCAACATAGGGATCAGCAGGTGGTGGACTTTGAGGAGGAGAGACGTACCTGGCAAGAGGAGAAAGAGAAAGTCATTAAGTACCAGAAGCAGCTTCAGCTCAACTACATTGAGATGTACCAGAAAAACCAACAGCTTGAGCAAAGGATCAGTGAAATCACCACCAAGGTGACCACACCTCCAGCAGAAGATAAAAAGGTGTGGACACCTTCCAGGCTTGAGAGAATAGAGTCCACGGAGATTTAA